One window of Robiginitalea biformata HTCC2501 genomic DNA carries:
- a CDS encoding DUF4870 domain-containing protein: MELVSQQTLREDRQLLTVTHLTQLLGYIIGFGSLIVPLIIWLSSRNTVMDMDAHGKAILNLQLSLIVYIIVGIPAILLLGLGILILIGAAVLGFVLPIVNAVRASNGEAPSQFMTIRFFGA; encoded by the coding sequence ATGGAACTCGTATCGCAACAAACCCTCCGGGAAGACCGCCAGCTGCTTACCGTCACCCACCTGACGCAATTGCTCGGTTACATCATTGGTTTCGGGAGCCTGATTGTCCCCCTGATTATCTGGCTGAGTTCCCGCAATACGGTTATGGACATGGATGCACACGGCAAGGCCATCTTAAACCTCCAGTTAAGCCTGATTGTTTATATCATCGTGGGAATTCCGGCCATCCTGCTCCTTGGGCTCGGTATCCTGATACTGATCGGGGCGGCCGTTCTGGGCTTTGTTTTGCCCATTGTAAACGCCGTTCGGGCCAGCAATGGGGAAGCCCCCAGCCAGTTTATGACCATTCGGTTTTTCGGTGCTTGA
- a CDS encoding GNAT family N-acetyltransferase: protein MIRHLHFHNLLYEEDCLPWFYQGAKGLPDTRTPASGGISVVHLIPPYLPGGGPQLQSGFKSYTCRLHRSYLVDLSPAEEIEAFLRDCLGSRRYKNCRRLKRRLEDRVDFRFTVHTENMDPGTYRELMAGLRTMIGRRFAQKDVNHDSLGRWEDIVRHTWDRIRDNQASLMAIYDGDTPISIGLNYHRQGVMASAITGFDTEYEPFGLGKLMLLEKIRWAFANDLRIVDLGWGDLKHKEDLANRMEAYRTEVVYPAARPHLRLLAWGIAQFLRFKHRKTEWS, encoded by the coding sequence GTGATCCGCCACCTGCATTTCCACAACCTTCTTTATGAGGAAGACTGCCTGCCCTGGTTTTACCAGGGCGCAAAGGGCCTGCCAGACACCCGGACACCTGCTTCAGGCGGGATATCTGTCGTCCACCTGATTCCCCCTTATTTGCCTGGTGGCGGCCCGCAACTTCAATCCGGATTCAAATCGTACACGTGCAGGTTGCACCGGAGCTACCTGGTCGATTTATCCCCTGCAGAAGAAATCGAAGCGTTTTTGCGGGACTGTCTGGGAAGCCGGCGATATAAGAATTGCCGGCGCCTGAAAAGGCGGTTGGAGGATCGGGTGGATTTTCGTTTTACAGTGCATACTGAAAATATGGACCCGGGGACCTACCGGGAGTTGATGGCCGGGTTGCGAACCATGATCGGACGCCGTTTTGCCCAAAAAGACGTCAACCACGATTCGCTGGGCCGCTGGGAGGACATTGTGCGCCATACCTGGGACCGGATCCGGGATAACCAAGCCTCCCTGATGGCCATTTACGATGGCGACACCCCTATTTCCATCGGATTGAACTACCATCGCCAGGGGGTAATGGCCAGCGCCATTACCGGGTTCGACACGGAATATGAACCTTTTGGCCTGGGCAAACTCATGCTGCTGGAGAAAATTCGCTGGGCCTTTGCCAACGACCTGCGGATCGTAGACCTGGGTTGGGGCGACCTGAAGCACAAAGAGGACCTTGCCAACCGGATGGAGGCCTACCGGACCGAGGTGGTTTACCCGGCCGCCAGACCCCACCTGCGCCTATTGGCCTGGGGCATTGCGCAATTCCTGAGGTTCAAGCACCGAAAAACCGAATGGTCATAA
- the dnaN gene encoding DNA polymerase III subunit beta has translation MKFIVSSTYLLKQLQVLGGVISNSNTLPILDNFLFDLNGTKLTVSASDLETTMSSELEVDSGDKGTIAVPARLLLDTLKTFPEQPLTFVVEDNNTVEISSSHGKYALAYADGAEFPKAVELPDPSKTEIMGDILATAIDKTLFAAGNDDLRPVMSGVFFQFSPEGLTFVATDAHKLVKYRRTDVQASEVAEFIMPKKPLNLLKGILAGSEDPVTVAYNDSNAKFLFANTVLVCRLIDGKYPNYEAVIPKENPNKLVIQRSQLLSSVRRVSIFSNKTTHQIRLKIAGAELNISAEDVDYSNKAEERLTCSYQGDDLQIGFNSRFLVEMLGNLGSDEISLEMSLPNRAGILTPADGLDEGEFITMLVMPVMLNS, from the coding sequence ATGAAATTCATAGTTTCAAGCACGTATCTACTGAAACAACTCCAGGTACTCGGAGGCGTCATCAGCAACAGCAATACGCTGCCCATCCTCGATAATTTCCTCTTTGACCTGAATGGCACGAAGCTGACAGTATCCGCTTCCGACCTGGAAACAACCATGAGTTCGGAACTGGAGGTCGATTCCGGGGATAAAGGGACCATTGCCGTCCCGGCCCGGTTGCTGCTGGATACCCTCAAGACCTTCCCCGAACAGCCGCTGACCTTTGTTGTCGAGGACAATAATACGGTGGAGATCAGTTCCAGCCACGGGAAATACGCCCTGGCCTATGCGGACGGGGCCGAATTCCCGAAGGCCGTGGAACTCCCGGACCCGAGCAAAACGGAAATCATGGGGGACATCCTGGCCACCGCTATCGATAAAACCCTTTTCGCCGCCGGGAATGACGACCTGCGCCCGGTGATGAGCGGCGTATTCTTCCAGTTTTCGCCCGAGGGGCTGACCTTTGTGGCCACGGATGCCCACAAACTTGTCAAATACCGGCGGACAGACGTACAGGCATCCGAAGTGGCGGAGTTTATCATGCCCAAGAAACCCCTGAACCTCCTCAAGGGCATCCTGGCGGGAAGCGAAGACCCTGTTACGGTAGCTTACAACGACAGCAATGCGAAGTTCCTCTTTGCCAATACCGTCCTGGTGTGCCGGCTGATCGACGGGAAGTACCCGAACTACGAGGCGGTTATCCCGAAGGAAAACCCGAACAAATTGGTGATCCAGCGCTCCCAACTGCTGAGTTCCGTTCGAAGGGTTTCCATCTTTTCCAATAAAACCACCCACCAGATCCGGCTGAAAATTGCCGGGGCGGAGCTGAATATTTCCGCGGAGGATGTGGACTACAGCAACAAGGCCGAGGAGCGGCTCACCTGTTCCTACCAGGGCGACGACCTGCAGATCGGGTTCAATTCGCGGTTTTTGGTGGAAATGCTCGGAAATCTCGGGTCGGATGAGATTTCCCTGGAGATGAGCCTGCCCAACCGGGCCGGGATACTGACCCCTGCAGACGGCCTGGACGAAGGCGAATTCATCACCATGCTGGTTATGCCGGTAATGCTGAATTCCTGA